Proteins from a single region of Nitrosarchaeum sp.:
- a CDS encoding ABC transporter ATP-binding protein, translating to MAKLEAKNIVKYFKHDNHKLTALGGVNLKVEDGEFVCLVGPSGCGKSTFLRIVAGLESPDAGDLFFDGNLVTSTGPERIMVFQEGALFPWLKVQDNVEFGLKIAGIPTEQRSQISKRYLDMMQLTKFADSYTYQLSTGMKQRVAIARALVMDPDVLLMDEPFAALDAQTRDLLLVEMQLIWEKTKKTILFVTHNVAEASVLGTKVVIFSNRPSVIKKEIQIDYKRPRLAEDPNLLKIQQDILAELRPEVKASRKDSI from the coding sequence ATGGCAAAACTTGAAGCAAAAAATATTGTCAAGTACTTCAAGCATGATAATCACAAACTTACTGCTCTTGGAGGCGTTAATCTTAAAGTAGAAGATGGAGAATTTGTCTGTTTAGTAGGTCCATCTGGATGTGGCAAGTCTACATTTCTTAGAATAGTTGCAGGATTGGAATCTCCTGATGCAGGTGATTTGTTTTTTGATGGAAATCTTGTAACTTCAACTGGTCCTGAAAGAATAATGGTTTTTCAAGAAGGTGCATTATTTCCATGGTTAAAAGTTCAAGACAATGTAGAATTTGGATTGAAAATTGCAGGTATTCCAACAGAACAACGTTCTCAGATATCGAAAAGATATCTTGACATGATGCAATTGACAAAGTTTGCTGATTCATACACCTATCAGCTTTCTACTGGAATGAAACAACGTGTAGCAATTGCACGTGCATTAGTAATGGATCCAGATGTTCTGTTGATGGATGAACCGTTTGCAGCACTTGATGCACAAACACGTGATCTTTTACTTGTTGAAATGCAACTCATTTGGGAAAAAACAAAAAAAACTATACTCTTTGTAACTCATAATGTTGCGGAAGCATCTGTTCTTGGAACTAAAGTAGTAATATTCAGCAACAGACCATCTGTAATTAAAAAAGAAATCCAAATTGACTATAAAAGACCTCGTTTAGCCGAAGATCCAAATCTGCTAAAAATACAACAAGATATTCTAGCAGAACTTAGACCAGAAGTTAAAGCAAGTAGGAAAGACTCGATTTGA
- a CDS encoding ABC transporter permease: MKTDLDYLANAVLFLAVFVGIWELVFILGVWPSYSLPSPIMVFESFTEIILNFTLLQGVGITLGRLVVGFLISIGLGVTLGLVMIKFKGFGKIMSSFSAGLLSFPSIAWVPFSILLIGFNDAGILFIVIMSSVFSITISTYSSIRNIPTIYTDAAKNMGAKGISLFLHLTIPSATPSLIMGIRQSWSFAWHAIVGAEILMSVIGLGHILSVGREFQDMGLVIATMITIFTIGLLVDRLLLFKLEERIRSRWGLSSDR; this comes from the coding sequence TTGAAAACAGATCTAGATTATCTTGCAAATGCCGTATTATTTTTGGCTGTATTTGTCGGCATTTGGGAACTTGTGTTTATTCTTGGTGTGTGGCCATCGTATTCACTTCCATCCCCAATTATGGTCTTTGAATCATTTACTGAAATCATATTGAATTTTACCTTGTTACAAGGAGTAGGTATCACTTTAGGTAGGTTAGTTGTTGGATTTCTAATTTCCATTGGGTTAGGTGTTACCTTGGGACTTGTTATGATAAAATTCAAGGGGTTTGGAAAAATCATGAGTTCCTTTTCAGCTGGTCTTTTATCATTTCCTAGTATTGCTTGGGTACCATTTTCAATTCTATTAATCGGATTTAACGATGCAGGAATTCTATTTATTGTTATCATGAGTTCTGTTTTCTCAATAACGATTTCCACTTATAGTAGCATTAGAAACATACCGACAATATACACTGATGCAGCAAAAAACATGGGTGCGAAAGGCATTTCATTATTTTTACATCTTACAATCCCTTCTGCAACACCATCTTTGATAATGGGTATAAGACAAAGTTGGTCATTTGCTTGGCATGCAATTGTGGGTGCTGAAATTCTGATGTCCGTAATTGGATTAGGACACATTTTGTCTGTTGGAAGAGAGTTTCAAGATATGGGTTTGGTTATTGCCACCATGATTACAATATTTACAATTGGATTATTAGTTGATAGACTTTTGTTGTTTAAACTTGAAGAACGAATTAGATCTAGATGGGGATTAAGTAGTGATAGATAA
- a CDS encoding ABC transporter substrate-binding protein — translation MNSTMKLILAFAIIVSVVLASYITDSNQLFSQNNSVTKSDVIRIGYFPNINHAQAVIGLGNGDFQQALGDVKVEILIFNAGPAAIESLFADRIDVAYIGPNPAINGYLKSNGEALRIISGSASGGAVFVVRNDSGINSVDDFAGKRFASPQLGNTQDVALRAYLLHNGYETVDNGGNVEIIPAKNADIHTLMLKKEIDGAWIPEPWGAKLIKETNSKIFVDERDLWPQGKFVTSNIIVSTKYLNNHPDVIEKLLAAHVDKTQWINQNKENFFLVFNEELEKITGKTIPEDELHDAFSRMDITYDPIKESLLKSANDAYDVGFLGNTKPDLSEIYDLQLLNKVLTERNLPIIP, via the coding sequence ATGAATTCTACTATGAAATTAATTTTAGCATTTGCAATTATTGTAAGTGTGGTATTAGCTTCTTACATTACCGATTCAAATCAACTTTTCTCACAAAATAATTCGGTAACAAAATCGGATGTTATAAGAATTGGATATTTTCCAAACATAAATCATGCACAAGCTGTTATAGGACTTGGGAATGGTGATTTTCAACAAGCATTAGGTGATGTGAAAGTTGAAATTTTAATCTTTAATGCTGGACCTGCAGCAATTGAATCATTATTTGCTGATCGGATTGATGTTGCTTACATAGGACCAAATCCTGCAATAAATGGATATTTGAAATCAAATGGTGAAGCATTACGGATAATATCTGGATCTGCTAGTGGAGGTGCAGTTTTTGTTGTAAGAAATGATTCTGGAATAAACTCTGTTGATGATTTTGCTGGTAAGAGATTTGCTTCTCCTCAACTCGGAAATACTCAAGATGTTGCTTTGAGAGCATATTTGTTACATAATGGATATGAGACTGTAGATAATGGTGGTAATGTCGAAATAATTCCTGCAAAGAATGCTGATATTCATACTTTAATGTTGAAAAAAGAAATTGATGGTGCATGGATACCTGAACCATGGGGAGCAAAACTGATCAAAGAAACTAATAGTAAAATCTTTGTTGATGAACGAGATTTGTGGCCACAAGGAAAATTCGTAACTTCTAATATTATCGTCAGCACAAAATATCTCAATAATCATCCCGATGTAATTGAAAAATTACTTGCAGCACATGTAGATAAAACACAATGGATCAATCAAAATAAAGAAAATTTTTTCTTAGTGTTTAATGAAGAACTAGAAAAAATTACAGGTAAAACTATCCCTGAAGATGAACTTCATGACGCATTTTCAAGAATGGATATTACATACGATCCAATAAAAGAGTCCCTACTCAAATCAGCTAATGATGCATATGATGTAGGATTCTTAGGTAACACTAAACCGGATCTAAGTGAAATATATGATCTACAATTATTGAATAAAGTACTTACAGAGAGAAATCTTCCTATTATTCCTTAA
- a CDS encoding homocysteine S-methyltransferase family protein: MVQKEPFLTALQNRILLFDGAMGTEIQKYNPKPEDFPNNQDGFNDGLVITHPDWIKKIHKNYLDAGSDCIETNSFGSNKIKLDEYGFGDQTIEFNKKIAQLAVEVCSEYTDKPRYVIGSMGPSGYLPSSNDPDLGQKPLNEIRNAFELQAEGLILGGVDALLIETSQDILEVKLVIEACHNAMKKTGKKVPIIANTTLDQYGKMLLGTNIQAAYTTVSDMGIDVFGLNCSTGPAEMTPSVRWLDEQNEHNLLVVPNAGMPENQGGQAVYKMTPQKMGELLGDFLKQYKKVRIIGGCCGTNPEHIAVLRKVIDEKAYSVKG; this comes from the coding sequence TTGGTACAAAAAGAACCGTTTCTTACTGCATTACAAAATAGAATATTGCTTTTTGATGGGGCGATGGGAACCGAGATTCAAAAATATAATCCTAAACCTGAAGATTTTCCAAATAATCAAGACGGATTTAACGATGGTCTAGTTATCACTCATCCTGATTGGATTAAAAAAATCCATAAAAATTATTTGGATGCAGGTTCTGATTGTATTGAAACTAATTCCTTTGGTTCAAACAAAATTAAATTAGATGAATATGGTTTTGGTGATCAAACAATAGAATTCAATAAAAAAATAGCACAACTAGCAGTTGAAGTTTGTTCAGAATATACTGACAAACCTCGATATGTAATTGGGTCGATGGGACCCTCTGGATATCTTCCAAGCTCAAATGATCCTGATTTGGGACAAAAACCTCTAAATGAAATTAGAAATGCATTTGAATTACAAGCAGAAGGTTTGATTCTTGGAGGAGTTGACGCTCTCTTAATTGAGACAAGTCAAGATATTTTGGAAGTTAAACTTGTAATTGAGGCATGTCATAATGCAATGAAAAAAACTGGAAAAAAAGTTCCGATTATTGCAAATACCACTTTAGATCAATATGGAAAGATGTTGCTTGGAACAAATATTCAAGCTGCATATACCACCGTATCTGATATGGGAATTGATGTTTTTGGTTTGAATTGTTCTACTGGTCCAGCTGAAATGACTCCAAGTGTTAGATGGCTTGATGAGCAAAATGAGCATAATCTACTGGTGGTTCCAAATGCCGGTATGCCTGAAAATCAAGGCGGACAAGCAGTCTACAAAATGACTCCTCAAAAAATGGGTGAATTGTTAGGTGATTTTCTTAAACAATACAAAAAAGTTCGAATTATTGGGGGCTGTTGTGGAACAAATCCAGAACATATTGCGGTATTACGAAAAGTAATTGACGAAAAAGCTTATTCTGTCAAGGGTTAA
- a CDS encoding dihydropteroate synthase: MTIPRVSSAQKAVDLKQLPPPLIIGERINTQGSRKAKQLVLNDDYDGLIDLARTQVEDGAHCLDICVATTERADEKQFMLNLVKKLSLEIDAPLVIDSTDPDVIETSVEQIPGRPIINSINLEGNGSRFERLAPIMAKYGLPAIALCIGPKGMAKTPQEKVETAELLYETGKKYGLKIEQFIFDVLTFTLATGEDEFLDAGKNTLEGIKLVKAKFPNSFTTLGLSNISFGLAPYARKVLNSVFLYHAVKYGLDTAIVNAKEIIPYGEINEKEKKLAEDLIFNTHPNALSELIIHFEKAGSRVSDTSKKEDVDPTWPAGKRANFRIVNRLKDGIQNDVVSAIAEKICKNDIIEDHNGILSLNAPPEVTHDGAIKTLNEDLLSAMKEVGDKFGSGELILPFVLKSAECMKAAVGELEKYLIREEGTSKGKLVLGTVYGDVHDIGKNLVKTIFQNNGYTVYDLGKQVPLQKFLEKIDEVNPDAIGLSALLVSTSKQMQYFVEHARKNKMNIPILCGGAAINSNYINRIAKEDGIYESGVFYCNTMFEGLKTMDTLVSNEKPKFIAQWKEKLENWKDRSTAVVDTSSLPKSDTKPVVPHTPSIIGTPIRLKSDQIKMNEVWELIDKKSLFKLSWGLRGKAGSDSEADHEILLNEWKIRIIREKLFEPEIVYGFFKCHNKDGKLVVDNPNGDSVVFDFPRSSKSSHLCLTDYFGEDDIVAFQAVTVGTKVSDVIEKWNKEDKYTDAYYLHGLAVEVAEALAEWINRKIKSEFKLGEKGGLRYSWGFPSCPDVMQHELVWKLLEPEKSGMTLTESGQIIPEQSTAAIVVHHPESQYFVL; this comes from the coding sequence TTGACTATTCCTAGAGTTAGCTCAGCACAAAAAGCAGTTGATTTGAAGCAACTACCTCCACCTCTAATAATTGGTGAGAGAATCAATACTCAAGGTTCTAGAAAAGCAAAGCAGCTTGTGCTCAATGATGATTATGATGGATTAATTGATTTGGCAAGAACGCAAGTAGAAGACGGTGCACACTGTCTTGATATTTGTGTTGCAACTACTGAACGAGCTGATGAAAAACAATTCATGTTAAATCTTGTTAAAAAATTAAGTTTGGAAATTGATGCTCCGCTAGTTATTGACTCTACAGATCCTGATGTGATAGAAACATCTGTGGAACAAATTCCTGGACGACCAATAATTAATTCAATTAATCTTGAAGGTAATGGGAGTAGATTTGAACGTCTTGCACCAATCATGGCCAAGTATGGTTTGCCTGCAATTGCGTTGTGTATTGGGCCAAAAGGTATGGCAAAAACACCTCAAGAGAAAGTTGAAACTGCAGAATTACTTTATGAAACAGGAAAAAAATATGGATTAAAAATTGAACAATTTATTTTTGATGTTCTTACATTTACGCTTGCTACTGGGGAAGATGAATTCTTGGATGCAGGAAAAAATACTCTAGAAGGAATAAAACTTGTCAAAGCAAAATTTCCAAATTCTTTTACTACTTTGGGATTAAGTAATATTAGTTTTGGACTAGCACCATACGCTCGAAAAGTTCTCAATTCTGTATTTTTGTATCATGCAGTAAAATATGGATTGGATACAGCTATAGTAAATGCAAAAGAGATAATTCCTTATGGGGAAATTAATGAAAAAGAAAAAAAACTTGCTGAAGATTTAATTTTTAATACTCATCCAAACGCACTTTCTGAATTAATTATTCACTTTGAGAAAGCAGGTTCACGAGTAAGTGATACCTCTAAAAAAGAGGATGTGGATCCAACGTGGCCAGCTGGAAAACGTGCCAACTTTAGAATTGTAAATAGACTCAAAGACGGGATACAAAATGATGTAGTCTCTGCTATTGCAGAAAAGATATGCAAAAATGACATTATTGAAGATCATAATGGAATTCTTTCTTTGAATGCACCTCCTGAAGTTACTCATGATGGTGCAATCAAAACACTAAACGAGGATTTACTCTCTGCAATGAAGGAGGTTGGTGATAAATTTGGTTCAGGGGAATTAATTCTTCCATTTGTTCTCAAATCTGCTGAATGTATGAAAGCAGCAGTAGGAGAGTTAGAAAAATATCTAATTAGAGAAGAAGGTACATCAAAAGGTAAACTAGTACTTGGAACTGTTTATGGTGATGTTCATGATATTGGAAAGAATTTAGTTAAAACAATCTTTCAAAATAATGGTTATACTGTTTATGATCTTGGAAAACAAGTTCCATTACAAAAATTCTTGGAAAAAATTGATGAGGTAAATCCTGATGCTATAGGACTGTCTGCACTTTTGGTTTCTACATCAAAGCAGATGCAATATTTTGTAGAACATGCTAGAAAAAATAAAATGAATATTCCAATTTTATGCGGCGGTGCTGCAATCAACAGTAACTATATCAACAGAATTGCAAAAGAAGATGGCATTTACGAATCTGGAGTATTTTACTGTAATACAATGTTTGAGGGTTTGAAAACTATGGATACGCTAGTTTCAAATGAAAAACCTAAATTCATAGCACAGTGGAAGGAGAAACTTGAAAATTGGAAAGATAGGTCTACTGCAGTTGTTGATACTTCATCTCTTCCAAAAAGTGATACTAAACCTGTAGTGCCACATACTCCATCAATTATTGGAACTCCGATACGATTGAAATCTGATCAAATCAAAATGAACGAAGTTTGGGAATTGATTGACAAAAAATCATTATTCAAATTATCTTGGGGATTACGTGGTAAGGCTGGGTCTGACTCTGAAGCTGATCATGAAATATTGCTAAATGAGTGGAAAATTCGAATAATCCGAGAAAAATTATTTGAACCTGAAATTGTTTATGGGTTTTTCAAATGTCATAATAAAGACGGCAAACTTGTAGTTGATAATCCAAACGGTGACAGTGTTGTATTTGATTTTCCACGTTCTTCAAAATCCAGTCATCTGTGTCTTACTGATTATTTTGGAGAAGATGATATTGTTGCATTTCAAGCAGTGACAGTTGGAACCAAAGTTTCGGATGTTATAGAGAAATGGAACAAAGAAGACAAGTATACTGATGCATACTATTTGCATGGTTTGGCAGTTGAAGTTGCTGAGGCACTAGCAGAGTGGATTAATCGTAAAATAAAATCTGAATTCAAACTAGGAGAAAAAGGAGGTCTTAGATACAGTTGGGGATTTCCAAGTTGTCCTGATGTAATGCAGCATGAACTAGTTTGGAAACTACTTGAACCTGAAAAATCTGGAATGACACTAACTGAATCTGGTCAAATAATTCCTGAACAATCTACTGCAGCAATTGTAGTGCATCATCCTGAATCGCAATATTTTGTACTTTAG
- a CDS encoding 5,10-methenyltetrahydrofolate synthetase, protein MAIIYEINPPKILDGETSDDKINASVEKLLQRVSDVSNFCDGIHVTDSVLGTKRVSALSIGRLLKNIHSNLQITISMRVRDKDMNLIKHLTQESIELKLDGILILKGDPSKENPIDSGLIPSQVVKELNESGYGNKIDFFLSLPSNPNFEKIQKKIAAKPKGFMTQVIHSTEQVQIISNELRPKGLRIIPCVLLPSDKNNNSAKFLQLDWSNYKENPSNFIKQIHNISGDVLVTSPNDFTFAKETLMKI, encoded by the coding sequence GTGGCAATAATATACGAAATAAATCCACCAAAAATACTTGATGGAGAAACATCAGATGACAAAATAAATGCATCAGTTGAAAAACTCCTACAAAGAGTTTCAGACGTCAGTAATTTTTGTGACGGCATACATGTAACAGATTCGGTATTAGGCACTAAACGAGTTTCAGCATTATCTATTGGAAGATTGTTAAAAAATATTCATTCTAATTTGCAAATTACCATCAGCATGAGAGTGAGAGACAAAGACATGAATTTGATCAAGCATCTTACACAAGAATCAATAGAGTTGAAATTAGATGGGATTCTAATTTTAAAAGGAGATCCATCAAAAGAAAATCCAATAGATTCAGGTCTAATTCCAAGCCAAGTTGTAAAGGAGTTAAATGAGTCAGGTTATGGAAATAAAATTGACTTTTTCTTGTCATTACCTAGTAACCCTAACTTTGAGAAAATTCAGAAAAAAATTGCTGCCAAACCAAAAGGTTTCATGACACAAGTAATTCACTCTACAGAACAAGTTCAAATAATTTCTAACGAATTAAGACCAAAAGGATTGAGAATTATTCCATGTGTATTATTACCCTCAGATAAAAACAATAATTCAGCAAAGTTTTTGCAATTAGATTGGTCAAATTACAAAGAAAATCCATCTAATTTTATTAAACAAATTCATAATATTTCAGGAGACGTATTAGTTACATCACCTAATGATTTTACATTTGCAAAAGAGACATTAATGAAAATCTAA
- a CDS encoding NUDIX hydrolase produces the protein MDLKTLKSLLSSKINPVLENNGTNKLASVLVVIYGKEPIVVMTEKPKHLNFHAGEISFPGGKFDSDDSDLLDTALRETEEEIGLRISKDQVTGQLEPVVTLNSGFTILPFVSIVDEIASLSANNEVEKIFHIPLVPFLKTMTNDSNPSHNRIQEMYTFEYQNKIVWGASARILKQITHRLNS, from the coding sequence ATGGATCTGAAAACTTTGAAATCATTACTCTCAAGTAAAATCAATCCAGTTTTAGAGAATAATGGAACAAACAAACTAGCATCTGTTCTTGTTGTGATTTATGGAAAAGAACCGATTGTAGTTATGACTGAAAAACCAAAGCATCTGAATTTTCATGCTGGGGAAATTTCGTTTCCAGGAGGAAAATTCGATTCTGACGATTCTGATCTTTTAGATACCGCATTACGTGAGACTGAAGAAGAAATAGGTTTGAGAATTTCAAAAGACCAAGTGACAGGGCAACTGGAACCGGTTGTAACTCTTAATTCTGGTTTTACTATTTTGCCGTTTGTTTCAATAGTTGATGAAATTGCATCACTTTCAGCAAACAACGAAGTAGAAAAAATTTTTCACATTCCGCTAGTTCCTTTTTTAAAAACAATGACCAATGATTCCAATCCAAGTCATAACCGAATTCAAGAAATGTATACCTTTGAGTATCAAAATAAAATTGTCTGGGGAGCTTCTGCAAGAATACTAAAACAAATTACACATCGCCTAAATTCCTGA
- a CDS encoding 50S ribosomal protein L39, with amino-acid sequence MAARKSSPRKIRLLKKTRQTSAVPAWIILRTKRGVRSNPKRRAWRSTDVEVG; translated from the coding sequence ATGGCTGCACGCAAGTCATCTCCAAGAAAAATTCGTCTGTTAAAAAAGACTAGACAGACTTCAGCTGTACCAGCTTGGATTATTCTTAGGACTAAAAGAGGCGTTAGATCAAATCCAAAGCGTAGAGCTTGGAGATCAACAGATGTGGAGGTTGGTTAG
- a CDS encoding 50S ribosomal protein L31e translates to MSQELERVYTINLGKVLLSVDTHRAPRAINMIKEFARHHMKTSEIKIEEDLAHIIWSKGVRSPPRKIRVRMSKTDEGYILVSPFTDEPETPAKEVKKETPKETPAKVKEASAKEVKETPSKEVKKETPKETPAKEVKDTPSKVKKEAPAKEVKKETPSKKTPKKSK, encoded by the coding sequence ATGTCTCAAGAGTTAGAAAGAGTGTATACTATCAATTTAGGTAAAGTTTTACTTTCAGTGGACACACATCGTGCACCACGAGCTATTAACATGATTAAAGAATTTGCTCGACATCACATGAAGACGTCTGAAATCAAAATTGAAGAAGATCTTGCTCATATTATTTGGTCAAAAGGAGTACGTAGTCCTCCACGAAAAATTAGAGTTAGAATGAGTAAAACTGATGAAGGTTACATTTTGGTTTCCCCGTTTACTGATGAACCAGAAACTCCAGCTAAAGAAGTAAAGAAAGAAACACCAAAAGAAACTCCAGCTAAAGTAAAAGAAGCATCAGCTAAAGAAGTAAAAGAAACTCCATCTAAAGAAGTAAAGAAAGAAACACCAAAAGAAACTCCAGCTAAAGAAGTAAAAGACACACCATCTAAAGTAAAGAAAGAAGCACCAGCTAAAGAAGTAAAGAAAGAAACTCCATCTAAAAAAACACCTAAAAAATCTAAATAA